A region from the Kryptolebias marmoratus isolate JLee-2015 linkage group LG9, ASM164957v2, whole genome shotgun sequence genome encodes:
- the gpr101 gene encoding probable G-protein coupled receptor 101, with amino-acid sequence MSGTQAPGMGMNFTGVPPERRFTTSNLDPDWSSTADSVVKVVLISVIVCLSLFGNVVVLLVFQRKPQLLHVANRFVLNLLLADLLQTILVMPFAIAAAVPGVWPLDARLCQALVVPMHLFAFAGVNTIIVVSVDRYLAIIHPLSYPTRMTPHLGTNLIVFTWVLSFLQSTPPLYGWGVIDFDLHQRVCTVVWSSSLSYSAVVSTFSFWLPVLIMLGCYSMVFRAARRQNALVHPIQTQSYSQPCPQDFQGPISPQEPQQVSSPEGPYTSRRHPVRVKHRRFHYHCKAARVVFVIMASYIFSMGPYSILNTISISHRAAVPPWLSSLALVLFFLQCCLHPYIYGYMHRSVRKEFVALLYGLLCKQGRPRQSSAVESCFTTTEGRAGAHPHLPSLTARVFPLQTWEECTTSSSPTCERKSRDSRKETTSTSVSSEKELLHSKQSS; translated from the coding sequence ATGTCAGGCACTCAGGCGCCTGGCATGGGCATGAATTTCACCGGCGTTCCTCCAGAGCGCCGTTTCACCACCTCTAATCTGGACCCAGACTGGTCCTCCACAGCTGACAGCGTGGTGAAGGTGGTGCTCATATCTGTGATTGTGTGCTTGTCCCTGTTTGGGAATGTGGTCGTCCTGCTGGTGTTCCAAAGGAAGCCTCAGCTCCTCCACGTTGCGAACCGATTTGTCCTCAACCTCCTCCTGGCCGACCTCCTCCAGACCATATTAGTCATGCCCTTTGCCATAGCAGCTGCCGTGCCCGGTGTGTGGCCCCTGGATGCTCGGCTGTGCCAGGCTCTGGTGGTGCCCATGCACCTGTTTGCATTCGCCGGAGTCAACACCATCATCGTCGTCTCAGTGGATCGCTACCTGGCCATCATCCACCCTCTGTCCTATCCAACCAGAATGACGCCTCACTTGGGCACCAACCTGATAGTCTTCACCTGGGTGTTGAGTTTCCTGCAGAGCACGCCTCCTCTTTACGGCTGGGGGGTGATTGACTTTGACCTTCATCAGAGGGTCTGCACAGTAGTGTGGTCCTCCAGTCTGTCCTACTCCGCTGTGGTGTCCACCTTCTCCTTCTGGCTGCCCGTGCTCATCATGCTCGGATGTTACTCGATGGTGTTCAGAGCAGCCCGGAGGCAGAACGCCCTTGTGCATCCCATACAGACACAGTCCTACTCCCAGCCCTGCCCACAGGACTTCCAGGGGCCTATCAGTCCACAGGAGCCCCAGCAGGTCAGTTCACCTGAGGGCCCCTATACGTCCAGGCGGCACCCTGTTCGAGTCAAACACAGACGTTTCCACTACCACTGCAAGGCAGCCcgtgttgtttttgtgatcaTGGCTTCATATATCTTCAGCATGGGTCCTTACAGCATCCTGAACACCATATCTATTAGTCACAGAGCAGCTGTGCCCCCGTGGCTGTCCTCCCTCGCCCTCGTCCTCTTCTTTTTACAGTGCTGCCTACATCCATACATTTACGGATACATGCACCGCAGCGTGAGGAAAGAATTCGTGGCTTTGCTCTACGGGCTGCTCTGCAAGCAGGGGCGACCCCGCCAGAGCTCGGCCGTGGAGAGCTGCTTCACGACGACGGAGGGGCGAGCCGGTGCTCACCCTCACCTGCCCAGTCTGACTGCCCGAGTCTTCCCCTTGCAGACCTGGGAGGAGTGCACAACATCCTCCTCTCCGACATGTGAGAGGAAGTCAAGAGACAGCCGGAAAGAGACCACGTCCACCAGCGTCAGCTCGGAAAAAGAGCTCCTTCACAGCAAACAAAGCTCATGA